The genomic DNA ACTGTCCAAAGGAGTTAAAACCTGTCCagaataactcaaaaattgcccaaaatacTCAAAACTTGCCCAAAGTTAAtcgaaatctgtcaaaaatgagttgaaatgtatccagaattactcaaaatttgtcaaaaggAGGTTAAGAATTATCCACAATAACGCAAACATTGACTTAAAGTCCTGAAAATGTGTCcgaaattactcaaaatctgtccaaagtCAGTAAAGAATTgcccaaaataactaaaaatttgtccagaaggactcacaatctgtccaaaatgagttaagaGTTGTCCACAATCACTCGAACATCGACAAAAAGCGCTGAAAACTCATCCAGAATGATCCAGAACTGGTCCTGAGTGATCTAGAATTGGTCCGGAATGATCCAGAATTGGTCCTGAGTGATCTAGAACTGGTCCTGAATGATCCCGAACTTGTCCTGAATGATCCAGAACTGGTCCTGTGTGATCTAGAACTGGTCCTGAATGATCCAGAACTGGTCCTGAATGAATCTCATGGCTCTAGAAGGGGACATAAATAGAACGTTACTGACCTGTGAGAGAACTTGTGTCCAAAGGAAACCCAGTCTCTCTCTATCAGCACCTGGAACAGACGAGGACAAACAGGAAGTTAGCGTCTCAGAAAGTCCTAGAGAAACACCAGGAACTGTAGGAGGTACCATGAATCCTCTGAGGGTTCTGTAGAACGGGTCCAGCAGGATACTGGCCACGGAGCAGGCCTGGGCAGTCCGGTCCCATCCATCAGAACAGTGGACCAGAACACTGACGCCTTCATCGGCCACCGCCTGGAGACAACCAGGAGATCACCGTTAGAACTGGAGGTAGAACTTTAGTTCTCAAGCCACGGATGAACAACAACAGAACCAACGCTCTGGATCTGGATGAACAAcatccaaatattcggatctcaaaattaatattcggataccacagtaacgaccaaatattcggatatttgggtccagccctactgaaattactcaaaatttgtccaaaatgacataaaatccatccaaaattaGTTAAGAATTGcccaaaatcaccaaaaaatggacaaaaatcacttgaaacttgtccagaaagactcaaaattcacttaaaatggataaaaattGGTTCAAATCacttaaaaactgtccaaaattacttgaaaactgtccaaaatgactgaaatcccATCTGTCTTAAATGCTTCAaagcttgtccaaaatgattcaaattctgttcaaaattacttgaaaactgttcaaaattacttaGGCACTGCCCCAAATCACCATAAAATGGCCTAAAATCACTTGAACCTTGTCCAAATTACTCAAATTaagtccaaaaacactcaaaatgtatttaaaatgcatAGAATTggtcaaaatcacttaaaagctgtccaaaattacttgaaaactGCCCAAAATGGCTGAAATCCCATCTTAAATGACTCAAAGCTTATACACAATGACTCAGattctgtctaaaatgactcaaaattaatttaaaatggactaaaaacagttcaaatcacttaaaaactgtaaaaaactactcaaattctgttttaaattactcaaattctatccaaaattagtcaaaattcACTGAAAATGGGTCATAAATTGTCCAAATCACTCCAAAGATTACTAAATCATTGccccaaatcaccacaaaatggcCTAAAATCACTTGAACCTTGTCCATGAAGACTCAAATTCTGTccagaaagactcaaaatttacccaaaatgggataaaaatggtttaaatcacttaaaatctgtccaaaatgagttaaggATGGCAGACGAGTCAAACAGTGTTGCTCCTATGGCTAGTTTTAGCAAAACAATGGattttttctggtttattaaatattcatcaaattattcaaattatGTCTGAAActactcaaaacttgtccaaaatgacagaaaataagtccaaaattacttaagcGCAgcccaaaatgacccaaaaaatggtctaaaatcacttgaaacttgtctagaaagactcaaaatccattcaaaatatataaaaaaatctccacaatgacttgaaaattggcCAAAATTACTGAAATCCCATCTTAAATTActaaaaacttgtccaaaaagactcaaatttCATCTAAAATGGATTGAAACCATCCAAGTCacttaaaaactgtccaaaatgactcaaattgtcctaaatgactcaaattctattcaaaattagtcaaaagTCATCCAAAGCAGGTTATAAATTGTCCAAAtcactcaaaatctgtccaaaattacttagtATTGCCCCATATCACCATAAAATGTCCCAAGATCACTTGACATTTGTCCAGAAAGACTAAAATTGTgtccaaaaagattcaaaattcattcaaaatggattaaaaaaaatggtccaaaatgacttgaaaactgtccaaaattactgaaatccaatcttaaattactcaaaacctgtctaaaatgactcaaaatccatccaaaatggattaaaaactgtccagatcattaaaaactgtccaaaattactcagattCTGTCTTAAACGTTTCAAATTCTACTTTCAACACCATCCTGTTTATCTCTTCAAGTCATCTTTAAGATGACGGTGGACATAAACAATGGGTCATTCTGAGGTTAAAGCAGATAAAAAGGCTTGAATGGGATCAGGACATCCTTGTTTTTGACGTGTCTCCATCAGCTCCAGTTTGAGTTTACTCACCCTGGCTATGAAGACTCCAGCATCCAGCACAGCCTTAATGTGTTTGAGCCACCCAGAATTCTCCAGACCCCACAGGAAGTCCGACATGGACGGAGCTCGCATCTCGCCCACTGTATGGAGGACATGGAAACAGGAGGAGACGCCATCACAGGAAGTCTGTTCCAGAGAGATTATTTATGTCTCATTATTTATGTCTTCATCAAGGACACTCCTGTGGCTTCGCAGTTGTTCACATTGTTCATCCAATCATTCTCTATTTCAGTCAGCAAAGGACTCggaatgtgtttaaaatgactcaaaacttgtccagatTGACAAAAATTATTTCCAAATGAGTTGAAACTTGCTCAGAATGAGTCAAAATTTGGTAAAAGATACTCAAATCTGTCCAAAGTAAGTAAAGAACTGCCCACAATAACTCAAACATTGACtaaaagtatttaaaacctgtccaaaatgattccaaaTTTGTCCGAAATACTcaaaacttgcccaaaatgattaaaaactagTTCAGATTGACTAAAATTCTGTCCAAAGGAGTTGAAATTTGCCCAGAATGACTCAATGTtttaccaaaatgactcaaaatgtgaccaaagtAAATAAAGAATTTCCCACAACACTTCAAACATTGACTAAAGCCCTATTCGCATGGAATTTGTATTACCTGGGGACCTctggtgatttgtaataattgcgGAGGAGGTCGGTGATCTTAATCCCGTGCCATGTCGGTAATTGTTAAAGTAATAATTCCCCCACAAATTACCTAGTATATTTCACCAAACACCAACGTCCTGGGATAATACTAGTCCCGTGCAAATCTGCATCTCGGTGACTGGGGggtattttagttttgttttttttatcgcGCATCTTTTTCTACATCTTTCCCGGTTGAATTATGGAGGCTGCAGTGGAAATTATTGACGGCATTTTAGGTGCAAATGCAGCAGTAGGCCGATACACAACAGATCCATGGAGCATTCACAGAAacggcaaaatcagatcaacaagaagaggGAAATTTGGGAGGATatagagatggatgacatgcgtAGCAGCGTGCAGTAAGCATATCTTTCAACAGGCTGAATCCAAACAGTCTGACGGCCTGTTATCCCAACAACGCTGCCCGCTGTTCTCAAGTCACGTTGCTGCTTTGACAcatttactgttgccatgacgactacATACCACGTTAAAAGTGGTCATTTTAACCCGAACCACAAGCGTTtcataaacctaaccaagtgaTTTTTGTGCCCAAACCTAACGAGATGCTAACAATAGCATTGTTACAACAtaggcttttaatgtttttaatgtttattcacGCGACTggtgtctgtatttttttttttgagtagcAGCCGACCACTTTGCACATGGACGTGACAACAGCGGATGTTCCGGCCTGCACAGGTCTGACATCATATCcgggctgtaatgtcagtagtcgggtaaaatacagacttcgcTTATCCCGTGTGAATGCACTGCGAGAAACACAGACGTCCTGGGGTAACTCACAAATCACCAGAGGTCCCAGGTAATACTATTCCCATGCACATAGGGCTTAAAAGtacttaaaatctgtccaaaatgactcaaaacccaTCCAGATTGACTACAGTTCTATCCAAATGAGTTGAAACTTGCCCAGAATGAgtcaatattttttcaaaatactcAAAAACTCGCCCAAAGTTACTCAAATCTGTCCAAAGTATTACGTTTAGGTGTCAGCAggttagatgtttttctatgtgCTGTCAATCAGACACacagagttttcttcctgaaggaggtGGGGCCAGTGGCAAGTCGGCCATGTCTGTAGTTTTTTGAGCTGCTGATGTGACAGATTTCCATTAATCTGCTTTAAAGGAGCTAAATCTGGACCTGTAAAGTTGGTTTCTATCGTTCTCATTCAAACACTGTGAAATCTGCCGGTAGGTTTGTGTTCTCCACCGGTCCCTGGAGCATCACGACCAGCTGAGGTTACCGTCGATGATCTTCTGCTGGCTGCTCCTCATCACGTGGATGTTCTCGATGCCGATGAACTGCAGCTTGATGTTGGTGTAGTGGTCCTCGTTCTCGTAGCCTTTACCCGCCGCTCGGTTCGCCATGGCgttcagctgcacacacacacacacacacgcacacacacgcacacacacacacagcggtTTGTAGTGTGTGTCGCTGAGGGCTGAGTGTGTGAGGAGTGTGTGTCGATGCGTTACCTTGGGTCTGGTGTCCACCACGTAGATGTAGTCGCTGCCAGGGTTGGACTTCATCACCGCCTGCAGCATCAGCTCGTCCTCCTGACAGCGACCGCTGAAACCCGACAGCGGCTGGCTGCACCGACACACCGCCGCCTGCAGGGGGAGGAAACCTCATCAGACacttcctgtgtgtgtctgtgtgtgtttgtgtgtgtctgatgcTCACCAGAGTGTCTTGGTGGAAGTAGGACAGAGCAGGAAACCGTCCTCGACTCCTGAACCTGGAGCTGCCCACGATGACGCCGGTGGAGGCCGACTTTGGAACAAACAGCTCTGAAGGGTAAGTATCACACACCTGcaggacacacagacacagacacacagacacagacacagacacacacacacacacacacacacacacacacacacacacacacacacacacacacacacacacacacacacacacacacacacacgcacacgtgcacacacaccaaacacacacgtATCATGTATGTACCAGGTTaatgtttaatcctgtagagaccagaggaggcgtcactcagactacagttcatgggaaagcagagagcattgtgggagtttagcagcaacaggcaccatgaaAAAGACTCATGTGAAggttaacccttgtgttgtcctgtgggtcaaattgacccgttttaaagtttgaaaatgtggaaaaaaaatatattttcacagtgaaatttctgatgtccacattttcaacatttttgggaaatctttgaacattttttggtggaaaaaaagaaatgataaaatgttcttaaagaaaatattagaagttttactgatatatatggaatcactttagatatttttaggatttttttggaagatttttactcattttttgaaaatatttacaagaattttcttgcccaatttggaggattttttaaaataaaactttaaagggaattttttaaggaattattggaattttcttcctgaaggttttgcaaattttcagaaatttggggaatttttttgctgaattttttgtcagacaaggaaactatattttttggtgcccgtaaatgaggacaacaggagggttaatgagtATAAATGTTTGGCCGTTTTATTTCTCGGTCaattaatttttcaaattttgtgtcacatttatcaaagttttgccattttgtgtctagtccttgtcattttacatctaatttttgtcatttagagtcttcttgttgccattttgggtcttgtttttgtcattttgagtcttgtttttgtcatattgggTCTAGTccttgtcattttacatctaattttttttcatttcgggtccttttttgttgttttgggtctaGTTCTTGTCATTGTATATcaaatttttagcattttaggtctttggttttttgattttgagtcttgattttgtcattttgagtcttgtgATTTCaggtcttgtttttctcattttaggtcttgtttttgtgatttcaggtcttgtttttgtcattttgagtcttgtttttgtgatttcaggtcttgtttttgtgattttgggtcttgtttttgtcattttgggtcttgtttttgtcattttgggtcttgtgtttgtcattttgagtcttgtttttgtcatttcaggtcttgtttttgtcattttgtgtcttgcatATGTGATTTTGggtcttgattttgtcattctgggtcttgtttttgtcatttgtgtctagttcttgtcattttacatctaattttttattcttgttattCCAGCATCACCAGTGTCTGCTGGGAAGAGTTTAGGACAGAAAGAATAGAGCTTTCTGCCAACCCAGAGTTAAAGGAAAGGGTCGCCATTTTGAGAAATCGGCTTGTGAAACTAGCAGCCATTTAGCTTAACTTAGCACACAGGAGGTTATAGCTCctcattttctgtgtaaaaCCAGCAAtagtttcatttctgtttgctAAACTAGCTAAAATCTTCTCactttctctacttttaaggAAGACTACAGCCCATTTGTAATTAAATACTGATTCAGAGTTGTTCAAACCAAACTCAGGAGTGACTTTAAACAGTCAGAGAGGCTGAATGAGGTTTGCTTTATCTAATCTATGACTCTATAAATGTCCAGAGAACTTATCAGCTGTGCAGCTACAGTCCACAGAGCTTGTCAGAGGACTGTGTTCTACTGTTCTACTCCGTCAGACTAACCCTGTACTCGTTGTTGACGGTGGTTGAGACCCAGAGGTTATTAGGAACTCCCATCCTCTTGTAGTCGGCCATGAGGTCGATGAAGCTCCAGGACgcctccctctcctctttgTTCACGCTGGGGTTGAAGGACAGACAGTAGAGCTCGCTGTACTTCTCTGAGGGGAGAGGAAGAATCcaaaatcagtgttttaataCGAGCTGTTTGAACAAAGCCAGGCTCTGTTTGTGCTCATGGTTCAGCAAAACCTAAAGCTCCTCAGGGAGAATGCAAAAACATAGGATCATtagtagaaaaaataaaaaataagcaaGAAATACAAGAACAGATTCTTCAAATGTAGAAATTTAAACAGTGCACACTTCCTCTGATTGTGTAAAGAGTTATTCTactaaaagatacaaaatcagaacaaaatgtgccacaaaaacttgaaattaacacgaaaagatgcaaaaattccacaaaaagacataaaatcatagcaaaaatatctgaaatcaCCACgaaaagtcacaaaatcaccacaaacatgTCTGCAATCACTTCAAAAAGATGCAAGATCACCactaaaatgtgaaatcaagattaaaagacacaaaatctccatAAAGATGtctgaaatcaccacaaaa from Amphiprion ocellaris isolate individual 3 ecotype Okinawa chromosome 4, ASM2253959v1, whole genome shotgun sequence includes the following:
- the mtmr7b gene encoding myotubularin-related protein 7b isoform X3 → MEHIRTPKVENVRLLDRSSGQRKASVGTLYLSATHTIFVENNPETRKETWVLHSMVSSVDRPPSTPSGSQLVLRCKDFRVYQILVPQERDCVDVHASLVRLSRPEKYSELYCLSFNPSVNKEEREASWSFIDLMADYKRMGVPNNLWVSTTVNNEYRVCDTYPSELFVPKSASTGVIVGSSRFRSRGRFPALSYFHQDTLAAVCRCSQPLSGFSGRCQEDELMLQAVMKSNPGSDYIYVVDTRPKVTHRHTLLTHSALSDTHYKPLCVCVRVCACVCVCVQLNAMANRAAGKGYENEDHYTNIKLQFIGIENIHVMRSSQQKIIDVGEMRAPSMSDFLWGLENSGWLKHIKAVLDAGVFIARAVADEGVSVLVHCSDGWDRTAQACSVASILLDPFYRTLRGFMVLIERDWVSFGHKFSHRYAHLDGDPKEVSPVIDQFLECVWQLSEQFPCAFEFNERFLITLHTYIYSCQYGSFMGNCQKERRDLRLRERSHSVWPQLWKDRSDYTNPLYQAEQSQSQGVLKPNTSPFYFKMWKGLYNHVEKSVPPRQSPADYLSAVREESQQLEEELTNHQEVAPGGTAHQHQHHQPGSRQEDSGSDRSSNHVGEVVGSEEED